The nucleotide window CTGCTTCGAGAAAACCGGAAAGGGAAGTGTTGGCGACGACAGCGGATTGGTTGTGGAAGCCTTGGACGGACGACCTGGGATTTACTCCGCACGTTACGCCGGAAACCACAATTTCAAAAAGAACATCGAGAAAGTTTTGGAAGAACTGTCGGATGAACCAAATAGACGTGCTTATTTTATCACCGTTCTATGTTTCAAAGACAACGACGGCGAACATTACTTCGAAGGCCGAGTTTACGGAAACATCACGACAGAAGTTTTCGGCGAAGATGGATTTGGTTACGACCCGATTTTCATTCCAGACGACCACAATATGACTTTCGCTCAGATGTTGCCAGAGGAAAAAAACAAAATCAGCCACAGAAGTGAAGCTTTGAAAAAATTCTTAGAATTCCTCAATTCCAAAGGGGGTCTTTTGTGATTTTTATGATGTTTTCGTATATTTACCCTTTTAT belongs to Chryseobacterium sp. KACC 21268 and includes:
- the rdgB gene encoding RdgB/HAM1 family non-canonical purine NTP pyrophosphatase — protein: MEILIATHNLHKKEEIQQILGPDFIVTSLTDYNLNDEIIEDGNTFQENALIKAKYCFEKTGKGSVGDDSGLVVEALDGRPGIYSARYAGNHNFKKNIEKVLEELSDEPNRRAYFITVLCFKDNDGEHYFEGRVYGNITTEVFGEDGFGYDPIFIPDDHNMTFAQMLPEEKNKISHRSEALKKFLEFLNSKGGLL